The uncultured Fibrobacter sp. genome contains the following window.
TGTCTACATGGTCAAGCAGGGTAGCAAGCTGACTCAGGTGCGTGTGACTCGCTAATACTTAACATCCAAATGCTCCTATATTGTGGATGAAAAGGCGCCCCGCGAACGCGGGGTGTTTTTCTATATTAGCGCAAAGAGGTAAAAATCATGAAATTCTTTGTGACAGGTGTTGGTGGCCAACTGGGCCATGATGTAATGAATGAACTTGCAAAGCGTGGCCATACGGGCGTCGGTTCCGACATGGCGCCTGCCTATAGCGGTGTCGCCGACGGTTCTGCCGTCACGACCATGCCGTATGTGCAGCTCGACATTACAGATTCTGCCGCGGTCGACAAGGTTCTTTCTGAAATCAAGCCCGATGCCGTGATTCACTGCGCCGCATGGACTGCAGTCGACATGGCCGAAGACGATGCCAATGTGGCGAAGGTCCGCGCGGTAAACGCCGGCGGTACCCAGAATATCGCGAATGCCTGCAAAAAGCTCGGCTGCAAGATGACCTACATCAGCACCGACTACGTGTTCAACGGTCAGGGCACGGAACCCTGGCTGCCCGACTGCAAGGATTACAAACCTCTCAACGTTTACGGCCAGACCAAACTCGAAGGCGAACTCGCCGTCGCCAATACGCTTGATAAGTACTTCATCGTGCGAATCGCCTGGGTGTTCGGCCTGAATGGCAAGAATTTTATCAAGACCATGCTGAACGTGGGCAAGACTCACGATACCGTGCGCGTGGTGAATGACCAGATCGGCACGCCGACCTACACGCTCGACCTTTCTCGCTTGCTCATTGACATGAACGAAACCGAAAAGTACGGCTACTATCACGCCACCAACGAAGGCGGATATATTAGCTGGTACGACTTTACCTGCGAAATCTACAAGCAGGCTGGGCTTACCACGAAAGTGTTGCCGGTGACGACGGCTGAATATGGCCTGAGCAAGGCCGCGCGCCCGTTCAACAGCCGCCTCGACAAGAGCAAGCTCGTTGCAAACGGTTTCAAACCGCTTCCGACGTGGCAAGACGCTCTCGCTCGCTACCTCAAGGAAATCGGAGGCTAGCCATGGAAGAAAAGCAGACTTACCGCGAAGTCATGCCGGGTGAGCTCCCGTGCGAAGTGCCGGAATGCGACGGCGTGATGGTCGTTGACCCCGATAACAGCTACAAGCTGACCTGCGACAAGTGCGGTCATATTAAGGAATGAGTCTAAAAATCGACTATCCAGAGCTTCCCGTCGTTGAACATCGGGAAGAATTTTTTGAGATGCTCGAAAAGCATCAGGTGGTGATTGTCAAGGCAGACACCGGTTCCGGAAAGTCGACGCAGCTCCCGAAATTTTTGTTGGAATGGTTTGACAGGCGGGAGAGCGAACAACCTTTCAAAATCGGCGTCACGGAGCCGAGGCGCTTGGCGGCCATCTCGATTGCGGACCGCCTGCGTGAAGAACTGAAAGACGAAACGCTTGTGAGCACCAAGATTCGTTTCTGGGAACAAGGCCAGAGCGATGCTCCCATCAAGGTCATGACCGATGGTATCTTGCTGCAGGAATTCCGTCGCGACAGACTCTTTCGCCAGTATTCGGCAGTAGTGATCGATGAAGCGCATGAACGCTCGCTGAATATCGACATCTTGCTCGGCATTTTCAAGACGGTTTTGCAGGCCCGCCCCGAATTCAAGCTGATTGTGGCCTCGGCAACGCTGGATGCCAAGCTCTTCGAAGAATTTTATGACAACAGTTGCGTGCTCGAAGCCGAGGGCCGCATGTATCCGGTCGACATCGAGTATTATTTTGATGCCGACGGCGGCGTGCTCGGCCTGCACAACTTCACCAAAACGGCATCCTACGGCGGTTCCTCTTACTGGAGGAACAAACAGACAACGATCGCCAGCTGGTTTGAAGACCGCTGCGGTTTATCCGCTGCTCTCAATACCGACGGCAGCACCAAGGATGACCTCGACTACGCGGCCAACCCCCAGTTCAAGCAGTTCCTGATCATCAACTTCTATGTACAGTCCATCGTCAAGAACTACATCGCCCAGGAATGCAAAGCGAGAATCGAAACGGCCGTAAGCTCCACCCAGAACTTCACCATAGCATTCCAGAACGAGCTCGAAAAAGACAAAAGAACCGAGGAAGACATCAAGGACTTTCTCATGAAGTCCATCCGTACGGCCGACCTTTCCAACCAGGCAAGCATCGCTCTTTACACATATGACGACACGACGAACAAGTGCCTGCTGATGTGGCCTACTTCCGATTACAACGTCAATTATGCAAACAGCGCTTCCAACGTCGTCTATCAGGTCGTATCCGAAGGCGGTCAGCGCAATCTTCGCGAGACACAGACCACAAGCATCAACGGAAACCTCGTTTATTACCGTTCAGTAGGATTCACGTATAATGCCGGAAACAAACAGTTAAAGGAACTCAAAGGCTATTACCTTCTGGTATACGTCAATTCCGGTTCATA
Protein-coding sequences here:
- the rfbD gene encoding dTDP-4-dehydrorhamnose reductase, producing MKFFVTGVGGQLGHDVMNELAKRGHTGVGSDMAPAYSGVADGSAVTTMPYVQLDITDSAAVDKVLSEIKPDAVIHCAAWTAVDMAEDDANVAKVRAVNAGGTQNIANACKKLGCKMTYISTDYVFNGQGTEPWLPDCKDYKPLNVYGQTKLEGELAVANTLDKYFIVRIAWVFGLNGKNFIKTMLNVGKTHDTVRVVNDQIGTPTYTLDLSRLLIDMNETEKYGYYHATNEGGYISWYDFTCEIYKQAGLTTKVLPVTTAEYGLSKAARPFNSRLDKSKLVANGFKPLPTWQDALARYLKEIGG
- a CDS encoding ATP-binding protein is translated as MLEKHQVVIVKADTGSGKSTQLPKFLLEWFDRRESEQPFKIGVTEPRRLAAISIADRLREELKDETLVSTKIRFWEQGQSDAPIKVMTDGILLQEFRRDRLFRQYSAVVIDEAHERSLNIDILLGIFKTVLQARPEFKLIVASATLDAKLFEEFYDNSCVLEAEGRMYPVDIEYYFDADGGVLGLHNFTKTASYGGSSYWRNKQTTIASWFEDRCGLSAALNTDGSTKDDLDYAANPQFKQFLIINFYVQSIVKNYIAQECKARIETAVSSTQNFTIAFQNELEKDKRTEEDIKDFLMKSIRTADLSNQASIALYTYDDTTNKCLLMWPTSDYNVNYANSASNVVYQVVSEGGQRNLRETQTTSINGNLVYYRSVGFTYNAGNKQLKELKGYYLLVYVNSGSYYSFMSQITLALVQAALLAMIIAGVLSFILSYPLISSTRKLSRFAGRVAKGDFEPVTGNIRSKELSELGDRMNRMAHKLEEADVEQKTFFQNASHELRTPLMSIQGYAEGLKFGVFEDKSSRDNAIDVIIAETERLSGLVENLLSISKMDMSKSGNYEVKKQNLNVKVLCETIIDRVRGNFIHEDKAIINKINADSLYIYANENDMIRCLENIFSNCLRYCDKAVTFDCRPDSFRRKVTFSIGDDGPGISPEVLEHLFERFTKGKDGKHGIGLALAQAIANEHGGTVNAYNKPDGGACFEVTIPLVKKRDQLTKLNNLRAEKKDKK